DNA sequence from the Lachancea thermotolerans CBS 6340 chromosome H complete sequence genome:
TCTCGACCTCCTTTCTTGATGTAGAATGTCGCTCGTATGATAAGTCCGGCATTGTTAGTTTCTTTCTTAATGGGCCtactgaaaaaaaattttcgaagctcatctcatctcacCTGAAGACGGCTCACAAAACACAAGAACAGGACAAGTCTAAGCTCAGTCATCCGATTCAGCAGACCAAAATGCCTCCTAAGAAATTCAAATCGCTTGATGACTTTATTGGGGACCAGGCGCCTCCCAAAAACCAGTTTCAGACGCCTCTAGAGAACTACTACCAGAACATGTCCAGCGGTCAGTCCCACCCTAAGACGAAGGGAAGTTCGTACCAGGCGCAGCGGAATTGGAATGACGGCAGCCAGTACGGAAACAACTCTTACAACCAAAACAGAGGTTACCAGAACTACCAGGGTGGGTACCAGAACTACCAGGGCGGATACCAGAACAACCAGTCGCCCCAGCACTCGGGTAGATCGACCCCCTCAGGCAGTGCGACACCAACTCCTTCCACATCCACCACATCCTTGACTTCTCTGGCCACCTCGTTGGCGAACTTGGGAGTCACCTCGATCTCGGGAATTCTCTCCACCCTTCCTCAATGTGCATCTCTGGCAGAATGCAGGCAGAAAATCCAGCTAGCGGTGGCTGAGTTTAACAATGAAGGACGCTCCGCGCAAGACATCGAGGACTGGGACGTGCCCAGCATCATTTCGAAACTGATCAAGCCCAAGAATCCTGCGCTTGTTCAGGAATCCGCAATGCTACTGATCTCTCAGTTGTCTATCAACTTTTCCGGAAAGTCGCCCCAGGAAGCGTTCTTGCTGCCCCTGCTACCCATCGCTCTAGACACAGTGGCCAGTAAAGATAGCTCTGTTAAGCGCGCTGCTCAACACGCCATCGACTCGCTTTTCGGACTCTACCCCATCGAGGCCCAAACCAGCGTGTTGCTTCCAAAGGTCCTGGAGTACCTGAATTCCGGTGTTAAGTGGCAGTGCAAGCTGGCCGCACTCAAACTTGTCGACCGTATCAGAGAAGAGTCTCCTAACGATTTGCTGGAGCTAACCTTCAAGGACACCGTTCCAGTCTTGACTGACGTGGCCACTGACTTCAAGCCTGAGTTGGCCAAGCAAGGCCACAAGACCCTGCTTGACTTTGTTTCGATTTTGGACAATCTGGATTTGTCCCCACGTTTCCAGCTGATCGTTGACACGCTGCAAGACCCATCGAAAGTTCCCAACTCCGTTAAATCTTTATCGAGTGTTACATTTGTTGCTGAAGTTACAGAGCCAGCTCTGAGTATCCTGGTTCCAATTCTGAATAGATCTTTGAATCTGTCTTCATCCTCTCAGGAGCAGCTGAGGCAGACTGTTATTGTCATCGAGAATTTGACTAGACTTGTGAACAACCGTTCCGAGATCCAGCACTTTATCCCGCAGCTGATGCCAGGTGTCCAAAAGGTGCTTGACACCGCCTCTCTGCCAGAGGTTCGTGAGTTAGCAGGAAAAGCCATGAAGGTGCTGAAAGACGACTCTGAGGACGACGGGAAATTCCCAGGCAAAATCACCTACGAATTCGGACTGCAATTTGTGAAGGAGAAGATCCAACTCCTGGCCAAGAACCCTCTACCTGAGCTGTGCAAGGACAACAATACAACAGCCCTCGTTTACTTGTCCAAGATTGTCACGTCTGATGCCAATGTGAATGACTGGAAGAGACTAAGAGAGTACCTCTTGCTGGTGTTCGGTGAAGAGAACGCCGAAGCCATTGATACCCACTTCATCCAAGAGCTGAGAAATATATTCCACCAAGAAACCGCTACATACGACGAAAATGAGGGTATCGAAATCGTTAATACCGATTTCTCGCTGGCCTACGGGTCTAGAATgctgttgaacaaaacaacTTTGCGTCTGCTCAAAGGTCACCGTTACGGTTTATGTGGTAGAAACGGTGCTGGCAAATCGACTTTGATGAGATCCATTGCGAATGGTCAACTGGAAGGCTTCCCTGACAAAGACACGCTCAGAACCTGCTTCGTGGAGCACAAGTTGCAAGGTGAAGAGGGTGACTTGGATCTTGTGTCATTCATTGCCTTGGATCCGATATTGAAAGAGGTTTCGCGTGCTGAGATCTCTGCGGCTTTAGAAAGCGTTGGATTTGATGACGAAAGGAGATCGCAGACTGTGGGCTCTCTCTCAGGTGGTTGGAAGATGAAGCTTGAATTGGCGAGAGCGATGCTGCAGAAAGCCGACGTTCTTTTGCTGGATGAACCTACTAACCATTTGGATGTTTCAAACGTGAAATGGCTACAAGATTACTTGTTGGAAAACACTGAGATTACTTCGCTCATTGTTTCTCACGACTCCGGTTTCTTAGATGCTGTTTGCACTGACATTATTCATTAcgagaacaaaaagttggctTACTACAAGGGAAACCTGGCAGACTTTGTGGACCAGAAACCCGAGGCGAAAGCTTATTACACTTTGACGGATTCAAATGCTCAGATGCGTTTCCCACCTCCAGGTATTTTGACTG
Encoded proteins:
- the NEW1 gene encoding New1p (similar to uniprot|Q7LHP2 Saccharomyces cerevisiae YPL226W NEW1 This gene encodes a protein with an Q/N-rich amino terminal domain that acts as a prion termed [NU]); the encoded protein is MPPKKFKSLDDFIGDQAPPKNQFQTPLENYYQNMSSGQSHPKTKGSSYQAQRNWNDGSQYGNNSYNQNRGYQNYQGGYQNYQGGYQNNQSPQHSGRSTPSGSATPTPSTSTTSLTSLATSLANLGVTSISGILSTLPQCASLAECRQKIQLAVAEFNNEGRSAQDIEDWDVPSIISKLIKPKNPALVQESAMLLISQLSINFSGKSPQEAFLLPLLPIALDTVASKDSSVKRAAQHAIDSLFGLYPIEAQTSVLLPKVLEYLNSGVKWQCKLAALKLVDRIREESPNDLLELTFKDTVPVLTDVATDFKPELAKQGHKTLLDFVSILDNLDLSPRFQLIVDTLQDPSKVPNSVKSLSSVTFVAEVTEPALSILVPILNRSLNLSSSSQEQLRQTVIVIENLTRLVNNRSEIQHFIPQLMPGVQKVLDTASLPEVRELAGKAMKVLKDDSEDDGKFPGKITYEFGLQFVKEKIQLLAKNPLPELCKDNNTTALVYLSKIVTSDANVNDWKRLREYLLLVFGEENAEAIDTHFIQELRNIFHQETATYDENEGIEIVNTDFSLAYGSRMLLNKTTLRLLKGHRYGLCGRNGAGKSTLMRSIANGQLEGFPDKDTLRTCFVEHKLQGEEGDLDLVSFIALDPILKEVSRAEISAALESVGFDDERRSQTVGSLSGGWKMKLELARAMLQKADVLLLDEPTNHLDVSNVKWLQDYLLENTEITSLIVSHDSGFLDAVCTDIIHYENKKLAYYKGNLADFVDQKPEAKAYYTLTDSNAQMRFPPPGILTGVKSNTRAVAKMTGVTFAYAGASKPQLTDASCALSLSSRVAILGPNGAGKSTLIKLLTGELVPQEGKVEKHPNLRIGYIAQHALQHVNLHKEKTANQYLQWRYQFGDDREVLLKESRKISEQEKEMMEKEIDIGDGRGKRAIEAIVGRQKLRKSFQYEVKWKFWLPKYNSWVPKEVLLENGFDKLVQKFDDHEASREGLGYRELTPTVITKHFEDVGLDSEIANHTPLGSLSGGQLVKVVIAGAMWNNPHLLVLDEPTNYLDRDSLGALAVAIRDWSGGVVMISHNNEFVGALCPEQWIVENGKMVQKGVSQIDQSRFEDGGKAGSASAAKAASPSVDDDDSPANIKVKQRKKRLTRNEKKVQVERRRLRYIEWLSSPKGTPKPVDTDDEEE